One Vigna unguiculata cultivar IT97K-499-35 chromosome 11, ASM411807v1, whole genome shotgun sequence DNA window includes the following coding sequences:
- the LOC114170142 gene encoding uncharacterized protein LOC114170142: protein MTANRRRRNSGADDIAEGIHRMVDAMQTPVAAHPRTTSAHVRVPTVEDFLRHKPAEFNGKVSPDEVDAWLCKCEKIFKVMNCPDEQKLLFATYLLNDDAKYWWMGMQQQMQTRDEQVEWTSFRTWFLEKYFPDITRQDREAEFEHLARYYSQNITEEWRCQKFERGLKHELKKVVTPLRERRFPVLVEQAKSAEHLEKGPGPIVSRHQRNVAEARQMKKPYSRPQTSQGPTFYQCGRPHLKRNCPQLTGGVGGSGDRRKCFICDKLGHFANNCPEKKSPGAKKPVAASPAERARAAGRVFSMTSTEAT, encoded by the exons ATGACTGCtaacaggaggaggaggaataGTGGTGCTGATGACATTGCGGAGGGTATTCATcggatggtggatgcgatgcaaACACCGGTGGCAGCGCATCCTAGGACGACCAGTGCACATGTCAGGGTGCCAACTGTGGAGGACTTCTTGCGCCACAAACCAGCGGAGTTCAATGGCAAGGTCTCTCCGGATGAAGTGGATGCTTGGCTCTGCAAGTGTGAGAAGATTTTTAAAGTGATGAATTGCCCTGATGAGCAGAAGCTACTTTTCGCCACTTATCTGCTGAACGACGACGCGAAGTATTGGTGGATGGGaatgcaacaacagatgcaaACCCGAGATGAACAGGTGGAGTGGACTAGCTTCAGGACGTGGTTCCTGGAGAAATATTTCCCCGACATAACCAGACAGGACCGGGAGGCAGA GTTTGAGCATCTGGCGAGATATTACTCGCAGAACATTACTGAAGAATGGAGATGTCAGAAGTTTGAGCGAGGACTCAAACATGAGCTTAAGAAGGTGGTGACTCCCTTACGAGAGAGGAGATTTCCCGTCTTGGTGGAACAGGCCAAGAGTGCCGAGCATCTGGAGAAGGGCCCTGGGCCAATTGTGAGTAGACATCAGAGGAATGTTGCAGAGGCGCGGCAAATGAAGAAGCCGTACAGCCGACCACAGACGTCTCAGGGTCCCACTTTCTATCAGTGTGGCAGACCCCATTTGAAGAGAAATTGCCCACAACTGACTGGTGGTGTAGGGGGATCCGGTGACCGTCGCAAGTGCTTCATATGTGACAAACTGGGTCATTTTGCAAACAATTGCCCTGAGAAGAAGAGTCCTGGTGCGAAGAAACCAGTAGCAGCCTCGCCAGCAGAACGAGCTAGGGCGGCTGGGAGGGTTTTTTCTATGACATCTACTGAGGCTACTTAG